In Leptospira ellinghausenii, the following proteins share a genomic window:
- a CDS encoding SulP family inorganic anion transporter → MNKDKPKDWLPELKENWRSDIVSGFVVFLIALPLCLGISLASGAPPMAGIFSGIVGGIFVSFISGSHLTINGPAAGLIAVVLNSIFVMGGGDAKLGFEITLAAIVLAGLIQVLLGILKAGNLTIYFPISVVHGMMAAIGIIIISKQFYVALGISPNAKTILGLLFEIPSSFVHLNPEVAMIGISAIVIIAMLTKIQNPYFKKLPAPLVAVLVGIVLGFVFELADEHSYTLLNQTYQIGPEKLVNLPNHIYEGLSFPNFSRWKEGNFWVMVVTIALIASIESLLTATAVDNTDPYRRKSNMDQELVAKGIGNFFLGWIGGLPIIAEVVRSSANIENGAKTRWSNFFHGLFLLLFILLLPGLIHRIPLASLAGILIMVGLKLASPHVFKETYKKGWDQIVIFLVTVVITIVEDLLVGVFCGIITAILIQMYFGVKFRYIFIADIKIESNDKMHTLYVKHALLFSNMISLKLILRKISFGERIDVKFDENVKMIGFSAIEFLQSFKRDYEERGGQVNLIGFEDLKPISAYYGATRIHK, encoded by the coding sequence ATGAACAAAGATAAACCAAAAGATTGGTTACCTGAACTAAAAGAAAACTGGAGATCGGACATTGTGTCCGGATTTGTTGTTTTTCTCATTGCACTCCCACTTTGTTTAGGAATTTCTCTCGCTTCTGGTGCACCACCTATGGCTGGAATTTTTTCTGGAATTGTAGGAGGTATCTTTGTCTCTTTTATAAGTGGATCTCATCTTACAATCAATGGACCTGCTGCTGGACTCATTGCAGTAGTCTTAAATTCGATTTTTGTTATGGGTGGTGGAGATGCCAAATTGGGATTTGAGATCACTTTGGCAGCAATTGTACTCGCAGGATTGATTCAGGTACTTTTGGGAATCCTAAAAGCAGGGAATCTCACAATTTATTTCCCGATTTCCGTTGTACATGGAATGATGGCGGCCATCGGAATCATCATCATTTCAAAACAGTTTTATGTTGCTCTTGGAATTTCACCAAATGCCAAAACTATTTTAGGACTTCTATTTGAGATACCTTCAAGCTTCGTACATTTGAATCCTGAAGTAGCTATGATTGGCATTTCTGCAATTGTGATCATAGCCATGCTTACAAAAATACAAAATCCTTATTTTAAAAAACTACCTGCACCACTGGTCGCTGTGTTAGTTGGAATTGTTTTGGGTTTTGTTTTTGAATTAGCAGATGAACATTCTTATACTTTATTAAATCAAACATACCAAATTGGTCCTGAAAAATTAGTAAATTTACCAAACCATATCTATGAAGGATTGAGTTTCCCAAACTTTTCCCGTTGGAAAGAAGGAAACTTTTGGGTTATGGTAGTGACGATCGCTTTGATAGCAAGTATTGAATCCTTACTCACAGCAACTGCAGTTGATAATACGGATCCCTACCGAAGAAAATCAAATATGGACCAAGAACTTGTCGCAAAAGGGATTGGAAACTTTTTTTTAGGATGGATTGGTGGTTTACCCATTATCGCTGAAGTGGTAAGATCTTCTGCAAATATTGAAAATGGTGCCAAAACAAGATGGTCCAATTTTTTTCATGGTTTGTTTTTATTGTTATTCATTCTACTCCTTCCTGGTCTCATACATAGAATCCCATTAGCATCACTTGCTGGTATTTTAATCATGGTTGGATTAAAACTGGCATCACCTCATGTTTTTAAAGAAACATATAAAAAAGGTTGGGACCAAATTGTCATCTTTTTGGTAACTGTTGTGATCACAATCGTAGAAGACCTATTAGTTGGTGTGTTCTGTGGTATCATTACTGCAATATTAATTCAAATGTACTTTGGAGTCAAATTTCGTTATATTTTCATTGCTGATATTAAAATCGAATCAAACGACAAAATGCACACTCTATATGTTAAACATGCTCTTCTGTTTTCCAATATGATTTCCTTAAAACTAATTCTTCGGAAAATATCTTTTGGGGAAAGGATCGATGTAAAATTTGATGAAAATGTAAAGATGATTGGTTTTTCCGCAATTGAATTTTTGCAGAGTTTTAAACGCGATTATGAAGAACGTGGTGGGCAAGTAAATTTGATAGGATTTGAAGATTTAAAACCAATATCAGCTTATTACGGTGCCACACGTATTCATAAGTAG
- a CDS encoding TetR/AcrR family transcriptional regulator: MNTVINPRKIPQQKRSKERYQKIVDTAIQLLGEVGYDVLTTDLIAEKSGISVGSIYQFFPNKESIIYSHAENSYLIMHDLFFEKVTKELKKIKKFTPEFVDFTLFAFEQTLNEVKGYRLIHSILYTNEALLHLDIESNERFAKSLAEKVIMVLFPKVNKKRSFYISLMIVEAVDSVIKIVHRTKKPSEKKQVLAELKTLLLVYFSTFQ, encoded by the coding sequence ATGAATACCGTCATCAATCCCAGAAAAATTCCTCAACAAAAACGTTCAAAAGAACGATATCAGAAAATCGTTGATACTGCTATACAGCTATTAGGTGAAGTGGGATATGATGTTTTAACTACGGATTTGATTGCAGAAAAAAGTGGAATATCAGTTGGTTCAATTTATCAATTTTTTCCGAATAAAGAATCCATTATATATTCACATGCTGAGAATTCGTATTTAATTATGCATGATTTGTTCTTTGAAAAAGTTACCAAAGAATTGAAGAAGATCAAAAAGTTCACTCCTGAATTTGTCGATTTTACATTGTTTGCGTTTGAACAAACATTAAATGAAGTGAAAGGTTATCGATTGATCCATTCGATTTTATACACGAATGAAGCATTGTTACATTTAGATATTGAAAGTAACGAGAGGTTTGCAAAATCCTTAGCCGAAAAAGTGATAATGGTACTGTTTCCAAAAGTGAACAAAAAACGTTCGTTTTATATCTCACTCATGATTGTTGAGGCGGTTGATTCTGTTATCAAAATTGTACATCGAACCAAAAAACCTTCTGAGAAAAAACAAGTTTTGGCGGAACTAAAAACCTTACTTTTAGTATATTTTTCAACTTTTCAATGA
- a CDS encoding TPM domain-containing protein has product MDETWTLHSESISAIEKQLSDHEKKTSNQIVIFVTPSLEGENLEEYSLKVAETWKLGQKGKDNGVLLIVALEDRKLRIEVGYGLEGVLTDILCHHIIENEIKPAFKKGEYDLGIQNGVNAIMKTIEGEYTIPEKEDFSHLGSLSFLGEIAPEGPEMPIGLKIFVSIFVLTVLGVFTYFAANAPYVGWFIYFFLFPFWSIFPTAIHGANIGAIVFLTYAIGVGLYKLYHLLTPNGRKRMRNNSFASESRGGGGRSSGWSSGGSSGGFSGGGGSFGGGGSSGSW; this is encoded by the coding sequence ATGGATGAAACTTGGACACTCCATTCTGAATCTATTTCAGCAATCGAAAAACAATTAAGTGATCATGAAAAAAAAACATCCAATCAAATTGTTATATTTGTTACTCCTTCCTTAGAAGGAGAAAATTTAGAAGAATACTCCCTTAAAGTAGCCGAAACTTGGAAACTTGGACAAAAAGGAAAGGATAATGGAGTTTTGCTCATTGTTGCCCTTGAAGACAGAAAACTAAGAATCGAAGTTGGTTATGGATTAGAAGGTGTTTTAACTGATATTTTGTGCCATCATATCATAGAAAATGAAATCAAACCTGCCTTCAAAAAGGGAGAATATGATCTCGGGATACAAAATGGTGTAAATGCGATCATGAAAACAATTGAAGGAGAATACACAATACCTGAAAAAGAAGACTTTTCTCATCTTGGATCACTTTCTTTTTTGGGTGAAATAGCTCCTGAAGGTCCAGAGATGCCAATTGGATTAAAAATTTTTGTATCGATTTTTGTATTAACTGTGCTTGGCGTTTTTACGTACTTTGCAGCTAACGCTCCTTATGTTGGATGGTTCATTTATTTCTTTTTGTTTCCATTTTGGAGTATTTTTCCAACTGCAATTCATGGAGCAAATATCGGAGCCATTGTATTCCTAACATACGCAATAGGAGTTGGCCTTTATAAACTATATCACCTTTTGACACCAAATGGAAGAAAACGGATGCGAAATAATAGTTTCGCAAGTGAGTCACGAGGTGGAGGTGGTCGGAGCAGTGGCTGGTCAAGTGGAGGAAGTTCTGGTGGATTTAGCGGCGGAGGCGGAAGTTTTGGTGGAGGAGGAAGTTCCGGTAGTTGGTAG
- a CDS encoding right-handed parallel beta-helix repeat-containing protein yields MEKTKKILIGILMAMFLTFGLNFCNSEDPANSAFVHVTMMDNAFHPPVIRTYKGGKIRFVNEGNNPHNAISINKDWSTETSFGNLAMFRGAHTDVFFPEEGVFPYFCSFHASPDGKIGMTGVAVIGNASYNPQANTSKSKISKTWTGVTRKVPSQYKTIQNAVDAASPGDLILVANGIYKEEVTVTTPSITIRGEDRNLTIIDGEFLRGNGIMVVGADGVAVENITTRNATLNGVYWTGVKGYRGSYITAYNNGDYGVYAFDSVDGLIEHSFASGSPDSGFYIGQCNPCNAIINDVISENNALGYSGTNSSGNIYLLSSIWRKNQLGIGPNTLDRELLPPQKQMVVKKNIVYDNNNKNAPSKKLEYPSIGNGIALLGALENVVEGNLVFNHNNYGILVTMNIDENIWISNNNIVRNNQVYHSGRGDIALSGPVNVGNCFEGNSYGVSSPPFLESLQSCSGIRYPHIGDMSSSIGLLALFVQANLKEFVLGSYKNQPIPPAQSNMPKEFLAKVVPAHDVFETNKGLIETAELPKMDQKDFEAQTNKMYTSGWRVHYPGTLKTWYFHIMGYLLPFAIFAAWTGLAMLDRFSIVGAKVDKYFWLILLLPFIGSLVYLFSKDSKISPVVRNTVVFGGILLFLTILAYAGYAMTAVTEPSIT; encoded by the coding sequence ATGGAAAAAACCAAAAAGATATTGATAGGGATCTTAATGGCAATGTTCTTAACCTTCGGTTTGAATTTTTGCAATTCGGAAGATCCGGCAAACTCGGCTTTTGTTCATGTGACGATGATGGACAATGCCTTTCATCCTCCAGTGATTCGCACCTACAAGGGTGGGAAAATTCGTTTCGTGAACGAAGGAAATAATCCTCATAACGCTATTTCCATTAATAAAGATTGGTCTACAGAAACCAGTTTTGGCAACTTAGCAATGTTTCGCGGGGCACATACAGATGTGTTTTTTCCGGAAGAGGGTGTGTTCCCATATTTTTGTTCCTTTCATGCATCTCCTGATGGAAAGATTGGAATGACGGGTGTTGCTGTCATTGGTAATGCTAGTTACAATCCACAGGCGAATACTTCAAAATCAAAAATTTCAAAAACATGGACAGGAGTTACAAGAAAAGTTCCTTCTCAATATAAAACAATTCAAAACGCTGTTGATGCTGCATCTCCTGGAGATTTGATTTTAGTAGCAAATGGAATTTATAAAGAAGAAGTCACCGTAACGACACCATCCATCACCATTCGAGGAGAAGATAGAAACCTAACCATTATCGATGGTGAATTCCTTCGAGGAAATGGTATCATGGTTGTTGGAGCAGATGGTGTTGCGGTTGAGAATATCACAACTAGAAACGCTACACTAAATGGAGTATATTGGACTGGAGTAAAAGGATATAGAGGTTCTTATATTACTGCTTACAATAACGGTGATTATGGTGTGTATGCATTTGATTCTGTTGATGGTCTCATTGAACATTCCTTTGCATCTGGTTCTCCTGATTCAGGTTTTTATATTGGTCAGTGTAATCCGTGTAATGCGATCATAAACGATGTAATTTCTGAGAATAATGCCTTAGGATATTCAGGAACAAATTCAAGTGGTAATATATATCTTTTGTCTTCCATTTGGAGAAAAAACCAACTAGGGATTGGCCCGAATACATTAGATCGTGAATTATTACCTCCACAAAAACAAATGGTTGTGAAGAAAAATATTGTTTATGATAACAATAATAAAAATGCACCATCTAAAAAATTGGAGTATCCTTCCATAGGGAATGGTATCGCACTCCTTGGTGCTTTGGAAAATGTGGTCGAAGGCAATTTAGTTTTTAATCATAATAATTATGGAATTCTTGTTACGATGAACATTGATGAAAACATTTGGATTTCTAATAATAATATCGTTAGAAATAATCAAGTTTACCATTCCGGTCGAGGAGACATTGCCCTTAGTGGTCCCGTTAATGTTGGGAATTGTTTTGAAGGAAATTCTTATGGAGTATCAAGTCCTCCATTTTTGGAATCCTTACAATCATGTTCAGGAATTCGATACCCACATATAGGTGATATGTCTTCTAGTATTGGACTCCTTGCTTTGTTTGTACAAGCAAACTTAAAGGAGTTTGTATTAGGTTCCTATAAAAACCAACCAATACCACCTGCACAATCCAACATGCCAAAAGAATTTTTGGCAAAGGTTGTTCCTGCTCATGATGTTTTTGAAACGAATAAGGGACTCATCGAGACAGCAGAGTTACCTAAGATGGATCAAAAAGATTTTGAAGCACAGACTAACAAGATGTATACTTCTGGATGGAGAGTTCACTACCCTGGAACTCTTAAAACATGGTACTTTCACATCATGGGATACCTATTGCCATTTGCAATTTTTGCTGCTTGGACAGGTCTTGCTATGTTAGACAGATTTTCCATTGTTGGTGCGAAAGTAGATAAGTACTTTTGGTTGATATTACTTTTACCTTTTATAGGATCGTTGGTTTATTTATTCTCCAAAGATTCAAAAATTTCTCCGGTAGTCAGAAATACTGTCGTATTCGGTGGGATTCTATTGTTTTTAACTATACTGGCTTACGCTGGTTATGCGATGACTGCGGTGACAGAACCG
- a CDS encoding ABC transporter permease produces MQNNFTNYHYKSKKDALKIGTWLNFEMRLVGNTVVRELYEGKNPVGTYLKINRVSFRVIGQLPEKGSTGFRDQDDVVLVPLNTAMRQLLNKDSVDNLEMELDQNESSENFISQIKSFLHERHGTNESMGNIYQIMSLADIQSAVSETNQTMSALLIALATVSLLVGGIGIMNSMLVSVKERTKKIGLRKALGARESDIRIQFLIESTLTSLTGEFVGLVFGIFTVYFLQESFGWTIVLSFPSIGFAFLFSITIGIIFGWWPSEYAAKLSPIVALRSE; encoded by the coding sequence ATGCAAAATAACTTTACCAATTATCATTATAAATCAAAGAAAGACGCATTAAAAATAGGGACTTGGTTAAACTTCGAAATGAGGTTGGTCGGGAACACGGTAGTAAGGGAATTATACGAAGGGAAAAATCCAGTTGGAACTTACTTAAAAATCAATCGAGTATCGTTTCGAGTCATAGGTCAATTGCCTGAAAAAGGTTCTACTGGTTTTCGTGACCAAGATGATGTTGTATTAGTTCCGCTTAACACTGCCATGCGACAATTATTAAACAAAGATTCCGTTGACAATTTAGAGATGGAATTGGATCAAAATGAATCTTCTGAAAATTTTATATCTCAAATTAAAAGTTTTTTACATGAAAGGCATGGAACGAACGAATCGATGGGAAATATCTACCAAATTATGAGTTTGGCAGATATCCAATCGGCAGTTTCTGAAACCAATCAAACTATGTCTGCCTTACTCATTGCTCTGGCTACTGTTTCTTTATTAGTTGGGGGAATTGGTATTATGAATAGTATGTTAGTTTCTGTAAAAGAAAGGACAAAGAAAATTGGTTTAAGAAAAGCTTTAGGAGCAAGAGAATCTGATATACGCATTCAATTTTTAATTGAATCAACTTTGACAAGTCTGACTGGAGAATTTGTCGGTTTAGTTTTTGGGATATTCACAGTGTATTTTTTACAGGAATCTTTCGGCTGGACAATTGTTTTATCCTTTCCTTCTATTGGTTTTGCCTTTTTATTCTCAATAACGATCGGAATTATATTCGGTTGGTGGCCATCTGAATATGCTGCTAAACTGAGTCCCATTGTTGCATTAAGATCTGAATGA